The Psychrobium sp. MM17-31 genome window below encodes:
- a CDS encoding polysaccharide biosynthesis/export family protein encodes MLKRQRFIQLSMIAYSIAALSLSGCVRHYSSDLDRGDEQFYGAMDNSGDKFVHEAPPSADFARGLDCLQLQNTAAPVNYYTDQPLNLTAANDLPDMRVDPILAEGLLLSPGDLIEVNIEDGEGFSGRYIIDNSGAVKMPQIGKIAAAGDTTNTLETQIELALVRNYIFQPATAAVTIQVLNWSAIEVSVAGAVFQPGRVLINDKLPRATQEDRLAASGDFSPTRLLSEALRAASGIRPDAKLDQVMLLRKGWQVQVDMTGVLTGKLVKDYPLVAGDRVIVPSTGCFQPHLVRPSQITPKGFRVFMSNLIDSAGDNTSAAIGKYSTSLPYGTRLLQAAVSANCVGGKDWTNAPRRIVLSSKNPLTGQIQVIERSVEELLTMPSKNSINPYLMPNDAVACYDSSVTNLRDIAKAMAELITPFKLL; translated from the coding sequence ATGTTAAAGAGACAACGATTCATTCAATTATCGATGATCGCTTATAGCATTGCTGCGCTTAGTTTATCGGGCTGTGTTAGACACTATTCGAGCGATTTAGATCGCGGTGACGAACAGTTTTACGGGGCGATGGATAACTCTGGCGATAAATTTGTGCATGAAGCGCCGCCAAGTGCCGATTTCGCTCGTGGTCTTGATTGTTTGCAACTGCAAAACACCGCTGCACCTGTTAACTATTACACTGACCAACCACTCAACTTAACTGCCGCTAATGATTTACCTGATATGCGCGTTGATCCGATTTTGGCGGAGGGTTTATTGCTTAGCCCGGGTGATTTAATCGAAGTGAATATCGAAGACGGCGAAGGTTTCTCTGGCCGTTACATCATCGATAACAGCGGTGCGGTGAAGATGCCACAAATCGGAAAAATAGCCGCTGCAGGCGACACCACTAACACGTTGGAAACACAAATTGAGTTGGCATTAGTGCGCAATTATATTTTCCAACCTGCAACAGCCGCAGTCACAATTCAAGTACTTAACTGGTCGGCGATTGAAGTGTCAGTAGCTGGTGCGGTATTTCAACCGGGTCGCGTGCTGATTAACGACAAATTACCAAGAGCAACGCAAGAAGATCGTCTTGCTGCGTCAGGTGATTTCTCCCCTACTCGTTTACTTTCTGAAGCACTACGCGCCGCCTCAGGTATTCGCCCTGATGCCAAGTTAGATCAAGTAATGTTGCTACGTAAAGGCTGGCAAGTACAAGTGGATATGACGGGTGTACTTACTGGTAAGTTAGTCAAAGATTACCCATTGGTAGCTGGCGATCGCGTGATTGTCCCAAGCACAGGTTGTTTCCAACCGCACCTTGTTAGACCGAGCCAAATTACGCCAAAAGGTTTTCGCGTATTTATGTCGAATCTAATCGATTCAGCTGGCGATAACACCAGCGCAGCGATTGGTAAATATTCGACTAGCCTGCCTTATGGCACGCGTTTGCTACAAGCAGCAGTATCAGCCAACTGCGTCGGTGGTAAAGATTGGACTAACGCGCCGCGCCGCATTGTGCTTTCAAGCAAAAATCCACTAACGGGTCAAATTCAAGTCATTGAACGTTCAGTGGAAGAGTTACTTACCATGCCAAGCAAAAACAGCATTAATCCGTACTTGATGCCAAACGATGCCGTTGCTTGTTACGACTCTAGTGTTACTAACCTACGTGATATCGCCAAGGCTATGGCCGAGTTGATAACACCGTTTAAGTTACTGTAG